The genomic segment CGTGTCGAATATCTGATAGGTTTGGGAGGATTTAAAAGATAAGGGAATTAATTCCTTGACTTGTTTTTTGATCTTACGAAATTTGGCCATCCTTTtgattccttttcttttttttccttttttgggtGGTTTTGGCTAAAACTGACCTATGCCTCACAACACCAGTCTTTGAAAACGACGTAGCTTTAGATTTTTTGAAACTTCACTTTATTATACAGGGATGAGGATGGGGGAGgacaaaaccttttcttttttttcctctctctctttttttaccgctgtttttttaaatccaaatttatttaaattcttcaaattATTACTTAATCCTTCCTAAGTTTTTATATGATTTCTTATGTTATGTTAAAATTGTTATAAGAtccaataaaataatatcataatattttatataaataagttATCACAAAAGGGGTGAGGTTAGATTTAAATTTGATCTCAAATTCCTAATTAAATATTGATTAAGTCTTAGCTCAATtggtataaatattattatcaatGTAAGAAGATGAAGGTTTAAATATGCTAAAacgtattattattttatttatagattGAGAATGGCTATGAGTAATTTTAgacattctattaaaaaatatatatatcattagaATCTCAACTATTTTTATATACaatcaatttaaattaatgaaaattttaaacaaaaacaaaGGTGGTTCTTTGCACTTAGGAAGGGACGTTTGAAAAACAAGTTTATATAATGTAAGAGGTTAAAACCGCTAACCGCCGCCGTATTAAAAGAAGGCAAACAAGGCGGGGACCGTCGCCTGTTTTTCTAAGAATAATCTTTATTAAACCACCGTAACCAGGGAGCAAAAAGAACTGTCACGAGCCGCTGCCATCTATCAATTAAGAAACATTGGGCCACTTTCACCTGTATTTTATTTGGATATTGTGGTGTGCCATAGTAtaccatttaatttaatattatcttaaaaaaaatttaatttaatgttatatttaaatgttttattgaaTCATTAATCGAATGGATTTCGGTTCATTGTGAAAACActgaaaaaattattatttgtacAAGTAACAAATATTAGTttgaagatatttttatttttatttatacaaaatctaaaaaaaatgcatacacaAAATTATATTTGAACTTAAAATATTATGGTCATTAATATCTTAACTTTAGTATTTCAAGTAAAGCTTAACTTGACTGTTTATAGTAAAAGACACTTATTCCCTTAGGTTTGATGTAAATACACTTACCCCTATAAGAATGCAAACATACTCAATTGGCAAAGGCAGAGGTCCTGGTCTGAACACTCAGGTTTGAAACTTGCTATGCTCAATTATATGTGTGGGTCTCTGAGTCCTATTATGTATGAGAGTTTTAGTCTAGTTGGTCTCAATTAATTGACTTTAGTCTGGATTGTATCATCTCTTAGTCTACTTATGCTGTAATAATTTGATTATACTTAGTGATTACTCGGACAATCTTTTATAAAAGTTTAATACTTATAGTTACTTGGATATGTATTTGTGATTGAATTGTATTtgttacaattaaaaaaaaaagccaaagTCTAATTAATAActttgttttgtatttttttttaaagaatgcaTCTTTCTCCAagttaagtttatataagtttttataattaaagcaaTGAACTATGAACCCATATAAGGTTGAAGCTACTTATGCAAATATAAATGATTTTCTTGCATCATATCGTAAGTCATAATACCATTTGAAAGAATGATACCAAACACAAGCACCAAAGATAGGTAgtgaactctttaatttgagatattCAAGACTTTGAAATATGGTTGAGAAAACACTTATTgttctaaaaaattatttcttatattAACAGATCACCTTAATACAACATAAAAAAAAGGGTTGGATCATACTAACATGTTGCATATTTCATTACTTTAATCATAGGCGGAATTGAGATGATTTATACTTTGAAGAGTACATAGAAGAAGGAGATATTGATAATCTTAATGGTGTAGATTCAAATTCAGATGatgatgaataaaaaaattatatattttgatattaaaaagaaaacaatgtatttttttaatgtttgatcgaattttaagtttgatttatgaaaaataattattaataaatctctcataaattttaatctaattaaaattttagaccatatttgcttagtaaaatgataaaatttaaattatttctaagtATAATATAGGgccaatttaccaataaaagcttaattttttttataaatttaccgaaatgggcccgatattttattatttatcggaatgggccattttccggCAAATCGCATttacgtcagcgcgatgtcaggggacgtgccaGGAAATCGCGACCAcatcagcgcgctttgctgacgtggccgcgattttataaaaaaattataaaaaattaagcttTTGTTGGTAAATTGGCCAGTACaaataacaaaaacaaaagcaaaaataacaacaaaaatagCAGAAAAACAACAGCACCAAAACACTAGAAACAAcaagataatttttattaaaaaataattaatttatttgggtCGGGCCCTAGCCAAAAACTTTTACCCGAGGCTCGatccgtttagaaaacgggcctcattttttattcaaacacatttttcgaatttatatttttattcaaatcctACTATTTTTTGGGCGGACCTTCGACCCAAGCTAAACAACCCGAGCCATGATCAGGTCAATAATTGGAAGTTCGTTCAATTTGTACTTTTTTATTGATCTTTTTACCTATTGTTTgaatgcttttctttttcttttttcttttccttaaaaAGAATTCTTTTTTGCTATTAATCATCaccaatagaaaatttttatcatctgtttttaatcattaatgtcattataattaaaatttatttcattatttttattaattgctAATTTTGTAATTCTTATTTTTAAATCACTATGAATAATTGTGAAAGAACTTTTTgaccttttaaaattttgactctaattttttttaaaaatttctctcatttttttttaactttatcgTCAATATGCTTTAGTCTTCATTTCCACATTCTTTTGaaatatcttatttaattatttgcaaTGCTTCCTCTCAACAccaaaattgagaggaaatttgagagatgattagtttgtgaaaaaaaaagaggtgggggtatttatagtttttttttgggACCGTTGGGGGGGAATTGCGGCCACGTCAGCgtgatttgctgacgtggcaacaaatcgcccCCTCGTAGACacgatttgttgccacgtcagcaaatcgtgCTGACGTGACCGCAATTTCGTGGCacatcccctgacatcgcgctgatgtggacgcgatttgcCGAAAAAGGCCCATTCCGGTGAATAATAAAATACCGAacctatttcggtaattttaaaaaaattaaactttttttggtaaattgcccATAATATAGAGTAATAATAacatatctttttattatttgaatttgtgTGTGGTGTAGACCAGGCCTAGGGGTGTGTGTTGGCCAGTTGGGTTAGACATCGAGTCGCCACGCGAACCTCACAGTGGAAACTTTGAAGCTCTGTTGCTTTCATCACCTTTTACGTCATATTTTTAATTGTTGATGATTGAATACTAATTTTAAACTTATGTGATCACATTTTAAAGAATAATAACTTGAGAGAATGTCCTAATTAAAATTccaactaaatttttttatataattacatcaaattaaatttaattggcATCATTAAAAGGAAAATGGGGCGACACACAACCGACAGATAATCATGATTAAAAATGTCTGAAAATTGCTGAAATTGTACATGTAGCACGTGCAGCTATACCTTGACACGTGCTACTACCATATGAAATTCCTCCATTTAATTAATTTCCAATTTATCTCCCTCTCTCTAACTGGCTTTCTGATTTATGCcttatctctctctctctctgtttcGCCGGCTGCTCTGAAAGTTCCTTATCTCGTCCCAACAaattattttcttccattaaattcaatccaaattcaaggtaaattaaaatttactttCTTTTATATCAACGATTTTCCTTTTTGGTTTTTCAATTTCGATTgcttaatcttttttatttatttataatctcGTCCAGTTTCGAAGTAGTTCAATTTTCCCCGCTTGTAAGTAACTGTGTTATGGATCTGTTAATATCTGGCTCTGTTTGGCTTCCGAGAAACTTAAAAGCTTACCGGAAATTTTCTAAGAAATGAAACTTTGTTTTGAACGAGTTCAATCCAATACGCTTCTCTTTCTTGAgctgaaagtaaaaaaaaaaggttatttatttttaaaataaaaataagccaATCTCGAGCTATGTTATACCCAGCTGAATTTATTTATACTGCTGTGTTCTTTTCTCTCTAGATAGTTCAGATTGTTCATTTCTCGACCAGTCATAGAAAAGATCGGCAGGTTTTAGCTTAATAAGAAGCTAGTTTTGTTTTTCAATCTTTTGATATTTACTTGTCTCAGAAATAGTTTCAGTTTTCTTATTGAACTTCAATTTTCTAATTCTTGGAACAGGATGATGGAGCGCCTGCCTGGTCTGTAGTGAATTATCATTTTTTAGTACCGATTGGCCAGATTTGGGGTTGAATCGAATCTCTTTGGATAAAAATGGATCGCTGTGACACTTCTGGATTTGTTAGTGGGGGTGGGAGTTACTCACTCAACGACTTCTAACCGTAGTATTTTTGTGGCTAATTGTCTTCACCCGGAAGTCAGGTTGACTGCTCTATTGGAATTGAGATTTGGTCTGCATATCATTGTTTGATTTCAGCTGTTCCTAGATGGATTCCAGGTTCTCAAACGTGGGGTTCCCTGCTAATTATTCTTTGAATGCATTCAAGATTTTGGGTAATtcaatgcaagttggaggaactGGGGGTGCGTATAACATGGATACTGTTCTACGTCTTGATTCTGCTGGCTCTTCAGTCCCTTACATGTCTGCATCAAAGGGAATCAAGAGGAAGTGGAGTTCGATGGATAGATCCATCCGTGGGCAAACTGGGTCGTTATTGGCTCTTGGGCTAGGCCGCTCCTCTAGTTCCTCAGACAGCAAGGGGAGTTCAACAACTGCTTGTACTACTACATCTTCAGCCAAAGAAGCTGATGAAGAGTCCTCAATGGATATTGAATTGGATTTTATCCTCCATCTTGGCAACGAAAAAGTAATCAACCCCAAGAAATCTGCTAGTTCAAGTCCAAAAGGACTGGATTTGCAGCGAAATGTGGACCTGGAATTAAGTCTTTCATCTGGGCTTTCTGAATCTGATATCACTAGTGTCCATCTTAGCTCTTCTCCCAGTCAGTCAGTTATGAAGATGCCAACAGCTGTTGAAGGCTCCCCAAATGAAGATGAAAGATCTACATCTTGTCACTGGAAACCTGGAATTGGTTTGCCTTCATTCCAGAGTTTACCAGCAAAAGAGGCTAGTGTCTTCTGCAAGGAGGTTCCAAGAGGCATTGATCTTTCTCCTATTGTTCCAGAGCTATCTTCAAGCGTGATTACTACACCGAAAAGCTCGGTCACCTGCACTTCCGGGATGACACGGCAACAACAGCCACAACACCGCAGCTCTAGTTCAAAGACATGTCAGGTTGAAGGATGTGTAAGGGGGGCCAGAGGTGCTTCTGGCCGTTGCATATCTCATGGTGGTGGCAGGAGATGTCAAAAGCCTGGCTGCCATAAGGGAGCAGAGGGCCGGACTGTGTATTGCAAGGCCCATGGTGGTGGTCGGCGATGTGAATTTCTTGGTTGCACAAAAAGTGCAGAAGGCCGTACTGATTTCTGCATTGCCCATGGTGGTGGTCGGAGATGTGGCCATGATGGATGCACTCGAGCTGCCAGAGGCAAATCAGGACTATGTATACGTCATGGTGGTGGGAAGAGATGTCAAATGGAAAACTGCACTAGGAGTGCTGAAGGCTTCTCAGGACTCTGCATCTCACATGGAGGCGGGCGGAGATGCCAATTTATAG from the Gossypium hirsutum isolate 1008001.06 chromosome D09, Gossypium_hirsutum_v2.1, whole genome shotgun sequence genome contains:
- the LOC107890695 gene encoding loricrin, coding for MDSRFSNVGFPANYSLNAFKILGNSMQVGGTGGAYNMDTVLRLDSAGSSVPYMSASKGIKRKWSSMDRSIRGQTGSLLALGLGRSSSSSDSKGSSTTACTTTSSAKEADEESSMDIELDFILHLGNEKVINPKKSASSSPKGLDLQRNVDLELSLSSGLSESDITSVHLSSSPSQSVMKMPTAVEGSPNEDERSTSCHWKPGIGLPSFQSLPAKEASVFCKEVPRGIDLSPIVPELSSSVITTPKSSVTCTSGMTRQQQPQHRSSSSKTCQVEGCVRGARGASGRCISHGGGRRCQKPGCHKGAEGRTVYCKAHGGGRRCEFLGCTKSAEGRTDFCIAHGGGRRCGHDGCTRAARGKSGLCIRHGGGKRCQMENCTRSAEGFSGLCISHGGGRRCQFIGCTKGAQGSTMFCKAHGGGKRCTYPRCTKGAEGSTPFCKGHGGGKRCAFQGGGVCTKSVHGGTNFCVAHGGGKRCVMPECTKSARGRTDYCVRHGGGKRCKFEGCGKSAQGSTDFCKAHGGGKRCSWGHPGSEYGNQPSGPCNYFARGKTGLCVLHSSLVQDKRVHGGATLGPIVEDQKLSKSGEMKEIVNAMDANVDTRNIWSDVEASASTSCSSLNQYGVPNACNSVSKGGFSVSAPEGRVHGGSLLAMLAGGSCVGSANSAGFTGNPAGPNKSIKPPQNWM